A window from Chryseobacterium vaccae encodes these proteins:
- a CDS encoding L-type lectin family protein, whose protein sequence is MEKIFKRPSLMCLLFSLLAHFAYAQTDSTEVASIYGFYSYSSSLMNASSASELSIQGNATHTSTGVQLTPASTGQFGGLFINGRTFTSVNGLHVEFEYDMKNGAPLSGAYGDGLSFFLYDGSVTNPVIGSPGAGLGYAYNRAKDTYASQRKAGLTGAYLGIALDEFGNFKAKRFQGESRVNGISGVTWSQGGSHVTLRGAKGAAINTTGLGDGYTGYPVLTTRTTLSNSGTVGRILQTNRSYAASTNTLSSVFDLRNNSGEFRKVYLDLIPHFTSPTTTDGFDIKVDIQTLQNGTPVNVINYYHYPTSVPYTENANPQTSDFNNSDTEGTATNQTLNATVPSFLKLGFAAATGAAYQQHIIRNVKLTLPYSAVANDDVASTCKFQPVSIPVFNNDIAYKGPISIVTPPVGSKDNIDYSTFSFTKNNDTDLTLYRKKITAQGTWSYNKSTGIVTFSPSSGFTGTTTMTYTIKGKTLKDSNGKIVEPYGDTAYRSVPATITVNLKTSGCIYAVVSNKMVTQGIK, encoded by the coding sequence ATGGAAAAGATTTTTAAAAGACCATCATTGATGTGTCTGTTATTCAGCCTGCTCGCTCATTTCGCCTACGCACAGACAGACAGTACAGAAGTAGCCAGTATTTACGGATTTTATTCGTATTCAAGTTCATTGATGAATGCTTCTTCAGCATCTGAACTCAGCATCCAGGGAAATGCAACGCATACTTCAACAGGAGTACAGCTTACCCCAGCCAGCACAGGGCAATTCGGAGGATTATTTATCAATGGAAGAACATTCACTTCAGTTAATGGGCTGCATGTTGAATTTGAGTATGATATGAAAAATGGGGCACCCCTAAGCGGAGCCTATGGAGACGGACTTTCATTCTTTCTGTATGACGGTTCTGTGACTAATCCGGTTATCGGATCACCGGGTGCAGGACTTGGATATGCTTATAACAGAGCAAAAGACACGTATGCCTCCCAACGTAAAGCCGGACTTACCGGAGCTTATTTGGGTATTGCTTTGGATGAATTCGGAAATTTTAAAGCAAAACGGTTCCAGGGAGAATCCAGGGTAAATGGTATTTCGGGAGTCACATGGAGCCAGGGAGGGAGCCATGTAACATTAAGAGGAGCCAAGGGTGCAGCCATCAATACAACAGGTTTAGGAGACGGATATACAGGTTATCCGGTTCTGACAACCCGTACCACCTTAAGCAATTCCGGAACTGTTGGCAGAATATTACAAACCAACAGAAGTTACGCAGCATCCACCAATACGCTTTCCTCTGTATTTGATCTCAGAAATAACAGTGGCGAATTCAGGAAAGTATATCTTGATCTGATCCCGCATTTTACCAGTCCTACCACAACCGACGGATTTGATATCAAAGTGGATATACAGACCTTACAAAACGGAACACCGGTTAATGTGATCAATTATTATCATTATCCAACTTCAGTACCTTACACTGAAAATGCTAATCCGCAGACAAGTGATTTTAACAATTCTGATACTGAAGGAACCGCAACAAACCAGACCCTGAATGCAACCGTTCCTTCTTTTCTGAAATTAGGTTTTGCTGCAGCTACAGGAGCCGCTTATCAGCAGCATATTATCCGAAATGTAAAACTTACACTTCCCTATTCTGCAGTAGCTAATGATGATGTTGCTTCAACATGTAAATTTCAACCCGTCTCTATTCCGGTATTCAATAATGATATAGCATATAAAGGCCCGATCAGCATTGTAACACCGCCAGTAGGAAGCAAAGATAATATTGACTATTCAACCTTTAGTTTTACTAAAAATAATGATACAGATCTTACTCTGTACCGTAAAAAAATAACAGCACAGGGAACATGGAGCTATAATAAATCTACAGGTATTGTCACGTTCAGCCCTTCCAGCGGGTTTACCGGAACAACTACAATGACTTATACCATCAAAGGAAAAACTTTAAAAGACAGCAACGGAAAAATCGTTGAACCTTATGGAGATACTGCATACAGATCCGTTCCCGCAACCATTACGGTTAATTTGAAAACCTCAGGATGTATCTATGCTGTTGTTTCCAACAAAATGGTAACACAGGGTATCAAGTAA
- a CDS encoding HD domain-containing protein, with product MKSVIENTVAFVKEKLEGAEAGHDWYHIERVWKLSKKIAATEDCNHDVVELSALLHDIADPKFHNGDETIAPKISRAFLEEQKVPEEVIEQVLFIIRNISFKNRAEIPANPPIELKIVQDADRIDAIGAIGIGRTFNFGGYKNNPMYDPEIKPDLGMTKDQYKKSNGTTINHFYEKLLLLKDMMNTETGKKLAQERHDFMQAFLDQFYKEWNVD from the coding sequence ATGAAAAGCGTAATTGAAAACACGGTAGCATTTGTAAAAGAAAAACTGGAAGGTGCGGAAGCCGGACATGACTGGTATCACATTGAAAGAGTATGGAAGCTTTCAAAAAAAATTGCAGCAACAGAGGATTGTAATCATGATGTTGTAGAGCTGTCTGCATTGCTGCATGATATTGCAGATCCTAAATTTCACAACGGAGATGAAACCATAGCTCCGAAAATTTCGAGAGCATTTTTGGAAGAACAGAAGGTTCCGGAAGAAGTGATTGAACAGGTTTTGTTTATTATTAGGAATATTTCATTTAAAAACAGAGCTGAAATCCCTGCCAATCCGCCCATTGAACTTAAAATTGTTCAGGACGCAGACCGTATTGATGCAATAGGTGCTATTGGGATCGGAAGAACATTCAACTTCGGAGGGTATAAAAACAATCCGATGTATGATCCGGAAATTAAACCTGATCTTGGGATGACCAAAGACCAGTATAAAAAATCGAACGGAACTACCATCAATCATTTCTATGAGAAACTACTGCTTTTAAAAGATATGATGAATACCGAAACGGGTAAAAAACTGGCTCAGGAAAGACATGATTTTATGCAGGCGTTCCTGGATCAGTTCTACAAAGAATGGAATGTTGACTAA
- a CDS encoding DUF72 domain-containing protein: MKFGQVEDPSKIDFTLPKDHPRTKDILSQNKKGLDTISIGCAKWNKTDLKGFYPKGTKDELTYYATQFNSIELNATFYGMPTPEQVMTWKEKTPENFKFFPKITNTVSHFRRLIDVTEPVTHFAQAVMNFDEKLGMAFLQLHDNFKPKDYDRLEKFVKDWPKEVPLAIELRNTEWFTNEEILNTTCELFEAHNITNIIVDTAGRRDMLHMRLTTPNAFIRYVGANAESDYNRLDDWMEHLTRWKKEGLQNLYFFVHQNVEKASPLLSAYFIKKMNEAWKTDLHIPHMAVESTGSLF, from the coding sequence ATGAAATTCGGACAAGTAGAGGATCCTTCAAAAATAGATTTCACACTACCAAAAGACCACCCGCGCACAAAAGATATTTTAAGCCAGAACAAAAAAGGACTGGATACTATTTCCATTGGATGTGCTAAATGGAATAAAACCGATCTGAAAGGATTTTACCCTAAAGGAACTAAAGACGAACTGACTTATTATGCCACTCAGTTTAATTCTATTGAGCTGAATGCAACATTCTATGGGATGCCTACACCTGAACAGGTAATGACATGGAAAGAAAAAACCCCCGAAAATTTTAAATTTTTCCCTAAAATAACCAATACCGTATCTCATTTCAGAAGACTAATTGATGTAACTGAACCGGTAACTCATTTTGCCCAGGCTGTTATGAATTTCGATGAAAAACTGGGTATGGCTTTCCTTCAGCTTCATGATAATTTCAAGCCAAAAGACTATGACAGACTTGAAAAGTTTGTAAAAGACTGGCCTAAAGAAGTTCCCTTGGCAATTGAGCTCCGGAATACCGAATGGTTTACTAATGAAGAAATTCTGAATACAACCTGCGAGCTGTTTGAGGCTCATAACATCACCAATATTATTGTGGATACTGCAGGAAGAAGAGATATGCTTCACATGCGCCTGACTACCCCAAACGCCTTCATCCGTTATGTGGGAGCCAACGCCGAAAGTGATTATAACCGACTGGATGACTGGATGGAACATTTAACCCGATGGAAAAAAGAAGGTCTTCAGAATCTGTATTTTTTTGTTCATCAGAATGTTGAGAAAGCGTCACCATTGCTTTCTGCTTACTTCATCAAGAAAATGAATGAAGCATGGAAAACAGATCTTCACATTCCTCATATGGCCGTTGAAAGTACAGGCAGTCTTTTTTAA
- a CDS encoding ribonucleotide-diphosphate reductase subunit beta gives MGIFDKRVSYKPFEYPEVLQFVEAINKSFWVHSEVDFTADVQDFHSQLEPHEKNAVKNALLAIAQIEVSVKTFWGNLYNHLPKPEFNGLGATFAECEFRHSEAYSRLLEVLGYNEEFLSVIEIPAVKKRIDFLSNVLKHANSTTPKEYVSSLLLFSILIENVSLFSQFAIILSFTRFKGYMKNVSNIIAWTSVDEQIHANAGIYLINKIREEQPNLLTDSDIEDIYTLVDQSIELEGEILDWIFELGELSVFSREDLLNFMKYRVDDSLKKINMETRYNISPEQYRPMKWFEEEVFANSMDDFFAKRPVDYTKHDKSITANDLF, from the coding sequence ATGGGAATTTTTGATAAAAGAGTAAGCTACAAGCCATTTGAATACCCTGAGGTTCTTCAATTTGTAGAAGCGATCAACAAATCGTTCTGGGTACATTCGGAAGTTGACTTTACTGCAGATGTTCAGGATTTTCATTCGCAACTTGAACCACACGAAAAAAATGCTGTGAAAAATGCTCTTTTAGCTATTGCACAGATCGAGGTGTCTGTAAAGACATTCTGGGGAAACCTGTACAATCACCTTCCAAAACCTGAATTCAACGGACTTGGAGCTACTTTTGCCGAATGTGAGTTCCGTCATTCTGAAGCGTATTCCCGTTTATTGGAGGTATTAGGGTATAATGAAGAATTCCTTAGCGTTATAGAGATTCCGGCTGTAAAAAAGAGAATAGACTTCCTGTCGAATGTTTTAAAACACGCCAACTCTACAACTCCGAAAGAATATGTGTCCTCTCTTTTATTATTCAGCATCCTGATTGAAAACGTATCGCTTTTCTCACAATTTGCGATCATTCTTTCTTTCACAAGATTCAAAGGATACATGAAAAATGTTTCCAACATCATTGCATGGACCTCTGTAGATGAACAAATCCACGCCAATGCGGGAATTTACCTGATCAACAAGATCCGTGAAGAACAACCCAACCTTCTTACCGATTCAGATATTGAAGACATCTATACTTTAGTAGATCAGTCTATTGAGCTGGAAGGTGAAATCTTAGACTGGATCTTTGAGTTAGGAGAACTAAGCGTTTTCTCAAGAGAAGACCTTCTGAACTTCATGAAATACCGAGTAGACGACAGTCTGAAAAAAATCAATATGGAAACCCGCTACAACATTTCTCCTGAGCAATACCGCCCGATGAAATGGTTTGAAGAAGAAGTTTTCGCCAACTCTATGGATGATTTCTTTGCCAAAAGACCGGTTGATTACACGAAACACGATAAGAGTATTACAGCCAACGACCTGTTTTAA
- a CDS encoding alpha/beta hydrolase family protein → MEKLLLTTKDHISLTAHLFRPEKSNGSLLLINSATGVKQQVYFSFAQYFSEQGFTVITYDYRGIGLSKPAEMKGFKASMRTWGSVDYKTLTQYIKAKFPEYKKYCLGHSVGALILGMNEDSVMFDEFIFVGTQNAFVGNLKGKTKIEAYLGFGIAQPVTTRLLGYFPAHWFGLGESLPKNCAFDWRTLILNKKSTNRLLEKIDDHSKKLTQKTFVIRAEDDIWLTEKGVLSLLNDTYPNLKPTYRLVKTSESDKKEIGHVNFFRSYNQKLWSIILNELKNS, encoded by the coding sequence ATGGAAAAACTTTTGCTTACTACAAAGGATCACATATCACTTACAGCACACCTTTTTCGGCCTGAAAAAAGTAATGGAAGCCTTCTTCTCATTAATTCGGCAACAGGGGTAAAGCAGCAGGTCTATTTTTCTTTTGCCCAGTACTTTTCAGAGCAGGGATTTACTGTAATTACCTATGACTACAGAGGAATAGGTCTTTCTAAACCTGCCGAAATGAAAGGATTCAAAGCTTCAATGCGAACCTGGGGATCAGTAGATTATAAAACATTGACGCAGTATATAAAAGCTAAGTTCCCGGAATATAAAAAATATTGTCTGGGGCATTCAGTAGGAGCATTGATTCTGGGAATGAATGAAGACTCAGTGATGTTTGATGAATTTATCTTTGTAGGTACACAAAACGCTTTTGTCGGAAATTTAAAAGGAAAGACCAAAATTGAAGCCTATCTGGGATTCGGGATTGCACAGCCTGTAACAACTAGGTTATTAGGATATTTTCCGGCACATTGGTTCGGACTGGGAGAAAGTCTCCCGAAAAATTGCGCATTTGACTGGAGAACCTTAATTTTAAACAAGAAATCAACCAACAGGCTGCTGGAGAAAATTGATGATCATTCTAAAAAATTAACCCAGAAAACATTCGTGATCCGTGCTGAAGATGATATATGGCTGACAGAAAAAGGCGTTCTGAGTCTTTTGAATGATACCTATCCTAATCTTAAGCCCACCTACCGACTGGTAAAAACTTCCGAATCTGATAAAAAAGAGATTGGGCATGTTAATTTTTTCAGAAGCTATAATCAAAAACTCTGGAGTATTATTTTAAACGAATTAAAGAACTCATGA
- a CDS encoding DUF4241 domain-containing protein, whose amino-acid sequence MTHIENIKKLFSKEFVESPLLESFEVGKIYLSSGKLVACDPLITNDMLSFSTEFPKGNFSVLLHKERESNCVAYAEIIFSTETVTDWKMAVTAGQNIKDLTDEEVFGYPVESGMGCFMDADTQNSLNELEKRLYHSKGVDFMGIYEEFFHEYFFDENGAIDQYAFLKPSEDHPGTIFAFETGYGEGFYASYIAYDKEGKPVKIITEFIEIS is encoded by the coding sequence ATGACACACATAGAAAATATAAAAAAGCTGTTCTCAAAAGAGTTTGTAGAAAGTCCTTTACTTGAAAGCTTTGAAGTCGGAAAGATCTACCTTTCCAGTGGGAAGCTGGTGGCTTGTGATCCTTTGATCACCAATGATATGCTGTCTTTCTCTACAGAATTTCCAAAAGGAAACTTCTCTGTTCTGCTGCATAAAGAAAGAGAAAGTAACTGTGTGGCATATGCTGAAATTATTTTCAGCACAGAAACCGTTACAGATTGGAAAATGGCGGTTACTGCAGGCCAGAATATCAAAGATCTTACAGATGAAGAAGTCTTCGGATATCCGGTAGAAAGCGGAATGGGATGCTTTATGGATGCAGATACCCAGAACAGCCTCAACGAACTGGAAAAAAGACTTTATCACAGCAAAGGTGTAGACTTCATGGGCATTTATGAAGAATTCTTCCATGAATATTTTTTCGATGAAAACGGAGCTATAGATCAGTATGCTTTTCTGAAACCTTCTGAAGATCATCCGGGAACTATTTTTGCATTTGAAACCGGATATGGAGAAGGATTTTACGCCAGCTATATTGCGTATGATAAGGAAGGAAAGCCAGTTAAGATAATTACAGAATTTATTGAAATAAGTTAA
- a CDS encoding PfkB family carbohydrate kinase produces MNFSSEQPKIIVVGSSSIDLVLETEKLPQPNETVLAVNSDSYFGGKGANQAVGTARLGASVYFVGCVGMDPLGQQIMRNLVSENVNVGFVHETDREATGTAYVTTSNGNAAIVVVPAANNCLSIEHIEEADRYFHTADLVLVQLEVAMEAVEYTVKKAKKYGKKVGLYASPAMKISDELIENADFIVAKSSELYILFGEEQREEVLKKYFNKVFVRDDTNSTIYFDGTAMKYYRNDKDETVYKMGMGDAFTSGFAIALCHGNSIEECVKFGNEVSSRVSRGKGSQTGLPQMSDFF; encoded by the coding sequence ATGAATTTCTCATCTGAACAACCCAAAATTATTGTTGTAGGCAGTTCATCTATTGATCTGGTTTTAGAAACTGAAAAACTTCCCCAGCCGAATGAAACGGTTTTAGCCGTCAATTCAGACAGCTATTTCGGAGGCAAAGGAGCCAATCAGGCTGTTGGAACAGCAAGACTTGGAGCCAGTGTATACTTTGTTGGGTGTGTGGGAATGGATCCTCTGGGTCAGCAAATCATGAGAAACCTGGTGAGCGAAAATGTAAACGTAGGTTTTGTTCATGAAACAGATCGTGAAGCAACCGGAACAGCATATGTAACAACCAGTAATGGAAATGCAGCCATTGTGGTAGTACCCGCAGCCAACAACTGCTTGAGTATAGAACATATAGAAGAAGCAGACCGTTATTTCCATACGGCAGACCTCGTGCTTGTTCAGCTGGAAGTAGCGATGGAAGCAGTAGAATATACTGTAAAAAAAGCCAAAAAGTATGGCAAGAAAGTAGGGCTTTACGCTTCACCGGCGATGAAAATCAGTGATGAACTCATCGAAAATGCAGATTTTATTGTCGCTAAAAGCAGTGAGCTATATATTCTTTTTGGTGAAGAACAGCGGGAAGAAGTACTTAAGAAATATTTCAATAAGGTTTTTGTAAGAGATGATACCAATTCCACCATTTATTTTGATGGAACGGCAATGAAGTACTACAGGAACGATAAAGATGAGACCGTTTATAAAATGGGAATGGGAGATGCTTTTACCTCAGGATTTGCTATTGCACTCTGCCACGGGAATTCTATTGAAGAATGTGTAAAGTTCGGAAATGAAGTTTCATCAAGAGTTTCCAGAGGAAAAGGATCACAGACAGGACTGCCACAAATGTCAGATTTCTTTTAA
- a CDS encoding ribonucleoside-diphosphate reductase subunit alpha: MTSMEEQNSNIWWLNEESEQMLNRGYLLKGETVEGAIDRITTAAAKKLYKPELQPAFKEMITKGWISFSSPVWANMGTQRGLPISCFNVHIPDSIEGITHKMGEVIMQTKIGGGTSGYFGELRNRGTAVTDNGKSSGAVSFMKLFDTAMDVVSQGGVRRGAFAAYLDIDHGDIEEFLSIKDIGSPIQNLFTGICVPDYWMQDMIDGDMDKRKIWARVLESRQQKGLPYIFFTDNVNRNKPQVYKDLGMPVNASNLCSEIMLPSTREESFICCLSSMNLELYDEWKDTDAVKLAVYFLDAVLTEFIEKTEGNYYLQGARNFALRHRALGLGVLGYHSYLQKNMIPFESFEATQFNARAFRHIKEQAEQASRELANIYGEPELLKGYGLRNTTTMAIAPTTSSSAILGQTSPGIEPFASNYYKAGLAKGNFMRKNKYLAKLLEEKGLDNEETWRTIMLNHGSVQHLTELTDEEKAVFKTFKEISPMEIISQAAQRQQYIDQAQSLNLQIPSTMPVKDVNYLYIEAWKKGVKTLYYQRSSSVSKEMMVNFVSCSSCEA; the protein is encoded by the coding sequence ATAACATCTATGGAAGAGCAAAATTCAAATATCTGGTGGCTCAATGAGGAATCTGAGCAAATGCTGAACAGAGGCTACCTGCTGAAAGGAGAAACAGTAGAAGGAGCTATTGACAGAATCACCACTGCAGCTGCTAAAAAACTATACAAGCCGGAACTACAGCCTGCTTTTAAAGAAATGATCACCAAAGGATGGATCAGTTTCTCTTCTCCTGTCTGGGCCAATATGGGAACACAGAGAGGTCTTCCTATTTCTTGTTTCAATGTTCATATCCCGGATAGTATTGAAGGAATTACCCACAAAATGGGTGAGGTAATTATGCAGACTAAGATCGGGGGCGGAACTTCAGGATATTTCGGAGAGCTTCGTAACAGAGGTACTGCGGTAACTGATAACGGTAAATCTTCAGGAGCTGTTTCTTTCATGAAATTGTTCGACACTGCTATGGATGTAGTTTCCCAGGGCGGTGTAAGAAGAGGAGCCTTTGCGGCCTATCTTGATATTGATCACGGGGATATTGAAGAATTTTTATCTATCAAAGATATCGGAAGTCCAATCCAGAACCTGTTCACAGGAATCTGTGTTCCGGATTACTGGATGCAGGATATGATTGATGGTGACATGGACAAGCGTAAGATCTGGGCTAGAGTTCTGGAAAGCCGTCAGCAGAAAGGCCTACCCTATATTTTCTTTACAGATAATGTGAACAGAAATAAGCCTCAGGTTTATAAAGATTTGGGAATGCCTGTGAATGCAAGTAACCTTTGCTCTGAAATCATGCTTCCTTCTACCAGAGAAGAATCTTTTATCTGCTGTTTATCTTCTATGAACTTAGAACTTTATGATGAATGGAAAGATACAGATGCTGTAAAACTTGCCGTTTACTTCCTGGATGCTGTTTTAACTGAATTTATCGAAAAAACAGAAGGAAACTATTACCTGCAGGGAGCAAGAAACTTTGCCTTACGTCACAGAGCGCTTGGATTGGGCGTTCTAGGATACCATTCGTATTTACAGAAAAATATGATTCCGTTTGAAAGTTTTGAAGCTACTCAGTTCAATGCAAGAGCTTTCAGACATATCAAAGAACAGGCGGAACAGGCTTCAAGAGAACTGGCTAATATTTATGGTGAACCGGAATTATTAAAAGGATACGGATTGAGAAACACCACAACAATGGCCATTGCTCCTACCACTTCAAGTTCTGCAATTTTAGGACAGACTTCCCCGGGAATCGAGCCTTTTGCATCTAACTATTATAAAGCAGGTCTTGCTAAAGGAAACTTTATGCGTAAAAACAAATACCTTGCAAAATTATTGGAAGAAAAAGGGTTAGACAATGAAGAAACATGGAGAACCATTATGCTGAACCACGGTTCTGTACAACATTTGACAGAACTTACTGACGAAGAAAAAGCAGTGTTCAAAACATTCAAGGAAATTTCTCCAATGGAAATTATTTCCCAGGCTGCGCAAAGACAACAGTATATTGACCAGGCACAATCTCTGAACCTTCAGATTCCATCTACAATGCCGGTAAAAGATGTTAACTATCTTTATATTGAAGCATGGAAGAAAGGAGTGAAAACTCTTTACTATCAAAGAAGTTCATCTGTATCCAAAGAAATGATGGTCAACTTTGTATCTTGTTCTTCCTGCGAAGCATAA
- a CDS encoding valine--tRNA ligase has product MQISEKYNPQETEQKWYNYWMENKYFHSEPNDKPPYTVVIPPPNVTGILHMGHMLNNTIQDVLVRRARMQGFNACWIPGTDHASIATEAKVVAKLKSEGVNKSDITREEFLKHAWDWTDKYGGTILDQLKKLGCSCDWDRTRFTMEDKLSQQVIKSFVDLYNKGLIYRGYRMVNWDPEAKTNISDEEVIFKEQNGKLYFLKYKIEGSEEFLSVATTRPETIFGDTAICINPNDERYAHLKGKNVIVPIVNRVIPIIEDEYVDIEFGTGALKITPAHDTNDYEIGQKHNLPMIDALDDDGNLNEHGLHYAGQNRFEVRKQIAKELQEKDLLLKAEDYVNKVGTSERTGAVIEPKVSVQWFLKMSEIAKPALDVVMDDEVKFYPEKFKNTYKHWMENIRDWNISRQLWWGQQIPAYYYGTGDEDFVVAETKEDALELAKQKTGNQELVIENLRQDDDALDTWFSSWLWPMSVFDGLLDPENKDINYYYPTSDLVTGPDIIFFWVARMIMAGLEYRKEVPFKNVYFTGIVRDKQRRKMSKSLGNSPDPIDLMDKYGADGVRVGVLLSSAAGNDLLFDEDLMLQGRNFMTKIWSAFRLINMWNHEDKPANDTENQTIEWFENKLNKTIAEIDDQFTKFRISDALHLIYKLIWDDFCGSYLEAIKPNYGEGISKDVYHKTVALFEELMKLVHPFMPFQSEEIWQLISERSTEEALIIAQQKKAGEFNEEVIRKFEIAEELISGIRNYRQTKGISPREAAEIYTNATEFANEAVIRKLANVSEIHFGTKTDKPSFTFLVGATEVSIPLSESLDLGEEKEKTEEELKYLKGFLISVEKKLSNEKFVANAKPEVVEVERKKQKDAQDKIAILEEKLKSL; this is encoded by the coding sequence ATGCAGATTTCAGAAAAGTACAATCCACAGGAAACAGAACAAAAGTGGTACAATTACTGGATGGAAAACAAGTACTTCCATTCAGAACCGAATGACAAGCCGCCGTATACTGTTGTAATTCCTCCGCCAAACGTAACGGGGATCTTACACATGGGGCATATGCTTAACAATACCATTCAGGATGTTCTGGTCCGTCGTGCAAGAATGCAGGGCTTTAATGCCTGCTGGATTCCGGGAACAGATCACGCTTCAATTGCTACTGAAGCTAAAGTTGTTGCTAAACTGAAGTCTGAAGGGGTCAATAAATCTGATATTACCCGTGAAGAATTCTTAAAACATGCCTGGGACTGGACCGATAAATACGGAGGGACAATTCTTGATCAATTGAAAAAATTAGGATGTTCATGCGACTGGGACAGAACCCGTTTCACCATGGAAGACAAGCTTTCACAGCAGGTAATCAAATCTTTTGTAGACCTTTATAATAAGGGATTGATCTATAGAGGTTACAGAATGGTAAACTGGGATCCTGAAGCTAAAACCAATATTTCAGATGAGGAAGTTATCTTTAAAGAACAGAATGGTAAGCTGTATTTCCTTAAATATAAAATCGAAGGTTCAGAAGAATTCCTTTCGGTAGCTACTACACGTCCTGAAACCATTTTCGGAGATACTGCCATATGTATCAATCCGAATGATGAAAGATATGCACATCTGAAAGGTAAAAATGTAATTGTACCAATCGTTAACAGAGTGATCCCGATTATTGAAGATGAATATGTAGATATTGAATTCGGAACAGGAGCATTGAAAATTACCCCTGCTCACGATACCAATGACTACGAAATCGGGCAGAAGCATAATCTTCCGATGATTGATGCTTTGGATGATGACGGAAACCTTAATGAGCACGGGCTTCATTACGCAGGTCAGAACAGATTTGAGGTAAGAAAGCAGATCGCCAAAGAATTGCAGGAAAAAGATCTTTTGCTGAAAGCTGAAGATTATGTAAATAAAGTAGGAACATCCGAAAGAACAGGGGCAGTTATTGAACCTAAAGTTTCTGTACAGTGGTTCCTGAAAATGTCTGAAATTGCCAAACCAGCTTTGGATGTAGTAATGGATGATGAGGTGAAATTTTATCCTGAGAAGTTTAAAAACACCTATAAACACTGGATGGAAAACATCCGCGACTGGAATATTTCCCGCCAGCTTTGGTGGGGGCAGCAGATTCCAGCCTATTATTATGGAACCGGAGATGAAGATTTTGTAGTTGCTGAAACAAAAGAAGATGCTTTAGAATTAGCAAAACAGAAAACCGGAAATCAAGAACTGGTTATAGAAAATCTTAGACAGGATGATGATGCATTGGATACCTGGTTTTCATCATGGCTATGGCCAATGTCTGTGTTTGACGGGCTGCTTGATCCTGAAAACAAGGATATCAATTATTATTATCCAACATCTGATCTGGTAACAGGTCCGGATATTATTTTCTTCTGGGTAGCCAGAATGATCATGGCCGGATTGGAGTACAGAAAAGAAGTTCCTTTTAAAAATGTATACTTCACAGGGATCGTAAGAGATAAACAGAGAAGAAAGATGTCTAAATCTTTAGGGAATTCTCCGGATCCTATTGATTTAATGGATAAATATGGTGCAGATGGAGTTCGTGTAGGAGTTTTATTGAGTTCTGCAGCCGGAAATGACCTTCTTTTTGATGAAGACCTGATGCTTCAGGGAAGAAACTTTATGACGAAGATTTGGAGTGCCTTCCGTTTGATCAATATGTGGAATCATGAAGATAAACCGGCTAATGATACAGAAAACCAGACCATCGAGTGGTTTGAGAATAAACTGAATAAAACCATTGCTGAAATTGATGATCAGTTCACAAAATTTAGAATTTCTGATGCTTTGCACCTGATCTATAAATTGATTTGGGACGATTTTTGCGGGTCATATCTTGAAGCCATTAAGCCTAACTATGGAGAAGGTATTTCTAAAGATGTTTATCATAAAACGGTTGCACTTTTTGAAGAATTAATGAAATTAGTTCATCCGTTTATGCCTTTCCAGTCAGAAGAAATCTGGCAGTTGATTTCAGAAAGAAGTACGGAAGAAGCATTAATCATTGCTCAGCAGAAAAAAGCAGGTGAATTTAATGAAGAGGTAATCCGAAAGTTTGAAATAGCAGAAGAATTGATCTCCGGGATTAGAAACTACCGTCAGACTAAAGGGATTTCTCCTAGAGAAGCCGCTGAAATTTATACCAATGCAACTGAATTTGCGAACGAAGCGGTGATCAGAAAACTGGCCAACGTTTCTGAAATTCATTTTGGAACAAAAACAGATAAACCAAGCTTTACATTCCTAGTAGGAGCTACAGAAGTTTCTATTCCTTTAAGTGAAAGCCTGGATTTAGGAGAAGAAAAAGAGAAAACAGAAGAAGAACTGAAATATCTTAAAGGCTTCCTGATCTCTGTAGAAAAGAAGCTTTCCAATGAAAAGTTTGTAGCCAACGCCAAACCGGAAGTGGTAGAAGTAGAACGTAAGAAGCAGAAAGATGCTCAGGATAAAATTGCTATTTTGGAAGAGAAACTGAAAAGTTTGTAA